The genomic region aatcccgtagtgtagacataccctgagaagtACACTATAACTCCCATTAGATGTTTTTGGGCAACATCTCCATGAAGCCTTGCCAGAGGAACAGAATTGTGCTGAGCCATAAGCCTACCTTAAAAGGCCCAGCATACATTGTTACAGGCTCTGAGGGGCTGATACAGACTCCAGAGATTACTGGGGACAGAGAAGCTCTGGCTGTGCTCCCTTGCTGTCAGCAGAGTAGGATGCATGAGCTAATACACCAGCTCTGTGCCCTTGTAGATTCCTGCCAAATTGGAGTGATCCCCCTGTGGTTGACTAGGCTAATTTTAGGAAcataaaagaacataagaatggctctactgggtcagacaaaaagtccatttagcccagtatcctgtcttctgacagtggccaatgccaggtgccccagagggaatgaacagaacaggtaatcatcaagtgatccatcccctgtcactcattcccagcttctggcaaacagagactagggacaccattcctgcccatcttggctaatagccattgatggacctatcctctatgaatttatctagttcttttttgaactctggtatgatcttggccttcacaacatcccctggtaaggagttccacaggttgactgtgcattttgtgaagaaatacctccttttgtttgttttaaacctgctgcctattaatttaatttggtgacccctagttcttgtgttatgagaagtagtaaacaacacttccttatctaccttctctacaccagtcatgattttatagacctcaatcatatctcccctcagccgtctcttttccaagctgacccagtcttattaatctctcctcatacggaagccgttccataccccaatcatttttgttgcccttttctgaaccttttccaattccaatatatctttttgagatggggtgaccacatctgcacacaatattcaagatgtgggcgtaccatggatttatatagcggcaacatgatattttctatcctattatctacccctttcttaattattacaagcattctgtttgctttttttactgctgctgcacattgagtggaaaaatgactccaagatctttcttgagtgggaacagctaatttagaccccatcattttatatgtatagttgggattatgctttccaatgtccattactttgcatttatcagcattaaatttcatctgccattttgctgcccagtcacccagtatTGAGAGATCCTTTCcctagctcttcgcagtctgcctggatcttaactatctttagtaattttgtatcatctgcaaattttgccacctcactgtttacccctttttccagatcacttatgaatatgttgaaaggactggtcccagaacagacccgtGGGGGACAccatttacctctttccattctgaaaactgaccatttatacctaccctttgtttcctctcttttaaccagttaccaatccatgagagcaccttctttcttatcccgtggcagcttactttgtataagagtctttggtgagggaccttgtcaaaggctttctgaaaatctaagtacactgtatcaactggatcccctttgtccacaagCTTGTTAACCCCCTCAAAgagttctagtagattggtgagacatgatttctctttactaaaactatgttgactcttcctcaacaaattatgttcatctatatgtctgacaatattgttctttattatagtttcaaccagtttgcctggtactgcagTCAGGCTTACAAGCCTATAATTgccggggtcacctctggagccctttttaaaaattggcatcacattagctatcctccagtcatctggtatagaagctgatttaaatgagaggttacagactacagttctgcaatttcacatttgagttccttcctgCAGCAGTAGCACAGTGCAAAATGGCCTTAATAGAGAGGGAATCTGGGGCATTCTCTCTTTCCTGGCTGAATCACTAAACTGTCTTTGGAGCTGACATTTTTGTTGCATGAAAACTAGTACAAAAACAAGTTGGAAGGTCAGAGGTTTAAAAAATCTTTGTTCTTTAAAAGCTGGATGGTAActggtgcttttgcaccagcaggCTGAAGATGTTATGTTTTATAAAATGAATTAGGCCAAAATTGTGCTGCgcccactgcctatcatgctaaacaatattgtctcattgttttcttgtactccTCTCTGTCTTAATTCACCTGCTGTCTCTTGTctgatacttagattgtaagctccttgggacgGGGCCCTctctttgttctgggtttgtacaacacctagcacaatgggtccctgagctaggcctggggctccaaggtgctatgataatacaaatgattaataataattaatataactCTGcccctctctttctccttctgatCCATTGCATCATTATCTGATCCATTTTATAGCAGGGCTGAAATGTCACTCAGAAAGCCACCAAAATAACAGATTAAATTGAAACTTTTAACATACTCCACTTCAGCTCTGAGTCAAAATCTCTTAAAATTTGCTTGTTCAGATGTGTGCATTCAGAGATTTGTCTTTTCAGTCAAACTGAATATAGAGATACACTGGAGTTATCTGTAATTCCTCTTTAACATGAATAtaatatagcaggggtcggcaacctttcagaagtggtgtgccgagtcttcatttatttactctaatttaaggtttcacatgccggtaatacattttaatgtttgtagaaggtctctttctataattctataatatataactaaactattgttgtatgtaaagtaaataaggtttttaaaatgtttcagaagcttcatttaaaattaaattaaaatgcagagccccccagaccggtggccaggacctgggcagtgtgagtgccgctgaaaatcagctcgtgtgccgccttcggcacgcgtgccataggttgcctacccctgtaataTAGTTTGTAAAAAGCTTCCTAATGTTAAAATGCATTTCATCCTAATAAGTAGATAAAACATTGTACCATAAACGAAGATGCGATGTATTGGAGCATTGCTATGTAAGGTTTAATTGCTATCCTTTCTTATAAAGCCAGGTTTTGATCTCCTGCCAATCTAAGTCCGTAGTGATTACATTGATTTCTGtgcagttactccagatttacatggaGGTAAGTGAGATCAGCGTCTAGCCATTTCTGTTAGCACCAAGGTGAAGCTTAAATCTTTGCCAGCCCTGCACCTTATTTGCTTTATAAACCTGGTGGTGGAGGGGGTaatgggaggggggaaggcagagagagagagatttttctagCTATAAATTTAGAAGTAATTCTACAATGAGAGTGAGGTCAGGAAATAGGAAAAATAAGGGATTGTAGTCTCTGTTTTCAACTGTTACTCTGGCAAAAAGACTTTTCCagtcctgcagccccctcctactACAGGTTTTCCCAGAGGGAAAAGGAGTAATCTGTCCTTAAAGAATATAAGGAATCAGGTACTTAGAAtgtgtctctttctctccatCAGCTAAGCTATTGCTGAACAATTAATGACTAGTAGACGCTTTTCTTCTGTAACCTTTGTGAAGTCTGCAAATGGGAAGCATTTTCTATAAAACTGGGGACATTTAactgtgggattttcagaagcacgtAAATGACTGTGTGCCCAAAGGAAATTGGGGACTTGTGCTCCTGagtttatgtatttttaaaaaatcccatcctAAATGTCTGGGACCTGGAGAAGGATAATAGGCTAACATGCAGAGGTTAGTTCTACCTGTCAATATTAGTATTGTTATGGCATGCTTCTCTTCATTTACTTTATAGAAAAACTAATTACATTTAAATTGAACCCtaacaaaagaaaacattttccacAGACTAGGTCCTGTTTATTTTTGTCTGGAATCCAAAACAATGTTTTACAAAAACTGAGAAGAGTCATCTTGATGTTTGTGTTTTGGCACAAACCTCGTAAGCACATATGCGTATGAgcaaattttgttttcatttatcttttttaaaaaaaaaatctgaacctTAAATACTCAGTTATTTTTACTCTCCATTCTGgagtttttaaaattacatatatTTTTAGAATGTGTCTTTTCTGAAGCATGCAAGAGACCACATGGCAGTAACACGTTGAAGTTACCAaaacagcactgaaatgcagctccaGTTTAATTACAGGGGCAGGAATTTTCAAAGAAGTCTAAGAGACTACCTAATTCCTACtgaagttttattaaaaaaacttgACATCTGATTGTGATTTTTGCTCTTCAAAATTCATAAAGTACTCTGTGTACCCAAGCTGGCAATCTTTACTCACGCAAAACTCCGAGACTTGTCACAGAAGCTATCTATTCCTTAATAACAATGAAGCAGTTAGGTAGCTTAGGATGTctatctctctcgctctctctccacTCACTAAGCAATGTCTGAACAATTAATAATGAACACTGGACACATTTCTTCTGGAGAAGTGCTCCTACCTTGCCCCCATTCTCTAACAGTTCTACCCGCTCACCATTCATGTCGTGGTAATGTTAACTGTTACCGTGTTGGGCCAATTCTGTCCTTAGATGTGCACATATGACACCCTGTTAAGCCAAAGGGTGTTGTATGCATGAGTCAAAGGGCAGAACCTGCCctcttatatttaaaaacaaccatcatttagattaaatctcaggaaaaacttcctaactaaggggttggctacatttgcagctgtacagcgctgggagttaaagctgtcttcgtacagctgtgtagggaaagcgctgcagtgtggccacatttgcagcatttgcagtggtgttgggagtggtgcattatgggcagctatcccagcattcaagtggctgcaacgtgcttttcaaaagaggggggtggggtggagtgtgacagggagtgtgggggagacagagtgagtgcatttttggagctgacactgtgtcagctccctgccttgcaagttctaaggacttgaagatacacagcaccaaccttcaatcattttaaaagtttcgaccccttcccccacccctctctcattcactaaatgcaaatagccttcagaccagataagccgCTGCTCCaaaacagacccccccccccccttccaggctgcttctctcctaaagcaaacactagctgtggacattcatccccctgcctgcctctgctggagcaaacagtagctgtgtttgttttttagataagcagctccgggagcccctgagttcacaacaaaacaaagggaggcatcacaacaaaacaaagagtgttatctttacttaaaaagcattatgggaaggttccggaggccagttacagcgtagtaagattaatcactgtttacactggcaccccagcactgcaagagcagcgctatagtcgttattccccaggccaaggtggagtacagccagcgctgtagccagggagatacagcgctgtatgtgccttgccagtgtggacagggagtaagttacagcgctgtaaagccaccaccagcgctgtaactctcaagtgtagccaagccctaagaacagaaggacaatggaacagactgcctatgGGGGTCATGAAAGCTCGttcactggagatttttcaaaaggagtctggatagccatctgtcttggatggttaaACACAAACAAATCCTGCGTCTTGGTAGGAGgcgtgggggggtggagggattgGACCAGATgatccttgtggtcccttctaactccATGGGTCTATGGTTCTATAAATCACAGATCTTGTCTTTCTTTATTCCCCTCTGTCACTCAGCTTTCTCTTTGTCTATTCACAAAATCTCATCACTCTTGGagcaagagccttctcctctacAGCCATTTAAAACTATCTTCCTGTGTATCTCAGCCTAATCAGGTCTCCATTTCACCTGAGCACCATTTCTATACTCCCTGTCTCGTATCTTTCAATTATTCATCCTCTCTCTCTTATTTGTTAACATTCTTTGATGTATTATTTAACCCTGGAAAGCATTCTGAAAGATTTTGTACAAAATAAAGTTTTATTTCCCTGTATTTTATTGGATGGGTACTTTCTTGGCCACTCTCAGATGTAATGATCTGACAAGCACAATTTCTATAGCTGTGCACATTCCTCCTGatagttttttaaaacagtgttcGTTGAAGTTTTCCACATCATTTATAGACACCCAGGCATACAGGTAAACCTAAGGGGAAAAACTTACTTCAGACAACTAGATGATGCTGATTCAGAAAGAAGGATGTAAACTAAACCATGGTGCCTTGTGCTCCATGAAAAATCAATGAAAACGAACAATGGAAAAACTTTAGGATTGCCATGTGGATAAGGCAAGCATTATTAGGAAAAGGCAAAAATGATCCTATAATTAGGAATTAAAATCTAGTATTAATAAACTTAATAATGTAGTAGTAATAAtagaatgtatttttaaaaatacactaaaATCTATGATAAAATCATTGTCCTAAAGATGATATTCAGTACAATTAATATTCACACTAACTGTGATTGTTTCACagcttttaaaagcttttttagacaATCTTGAAGTTTTAGCTAACACGCATATGAAAATGGTATGAGATAAAGTCGATTGCTTTGTTGGAGACCAGTTCTGAACGATGCCATATATTAAGCATTTTCAATAATTTCATTTTATATACTCCTGATAACTCACCATGAGCCATCTTATTACTTTTCCACTATATTTCTATCAAGTAGGCCATGCATATTACCTAGCTTTACCGTGTTCAAAAAACAGTTAGTTTTCTCAAATTCCATGTACATGTGAAAGTTGCCATTTATGAAGAGCTGTTAAAATGTAATGGCTTTTTAAAGtaatatttattttcataaaaAGTAAATGTCTGATTAACAAATGTATATGTATATTATATTGAAATTACTTATATTAgtatttctgttttcttttccagGGCAGAATATAGAACTATGATAGCAACTGGTGGAGTAATAACAGGGCTGGCAGCCTTAAAGAGGCAAGACTCTGCCAGATCTCAGCATCAACTAAATCTTGCCACATCACCAACTTCTGAAGAGAAAAAGCCAGTCAGACGCCGGCCCAGGGCTGATGTAGTAATTGTCAGGGGCAAAATCCGACTTTACTCCCCGTCAGGATTCTTTCTTGTTTTGGGAGTGCTCATCTCATTCATGGGAATTGCAATGGCTATCCTTGGATACTGGCCACAAAAGGAGCAGTTTTTAAGTCCTGAAACTAGTCTAGCCTTAAATGAAACCCAGGTCATAACAAACCAAGGTGGAGTTATATTTCGTTTCTTTGAACAACATTTACACTCAGATAAGATGAAAATGTTGGGCCCCTTTACTATGGGCATTGGaatctttatatttatttgtgCAAATGCCATCCTACATGAAAATCGTGACAAGGAAACAAAAATCATACATATGAGAGACATATATTCCACTGTAATAGACATGCACAGTCTGAGAATCAAGGAACAAAAGCAGTTGAATGGCACTTACACTGGTTTATTGGGGGAAAGTGAATTCAAGCACAGTGGGAACTCATATGCGTCGCGATTGGCTGCAAACACAATTGCACCTTTCTCTGGCTTCAGGAGTAACTTTCGAATGGATAGTTCGGCTGAAGAAGATGAAGTTGCCATAAAtgaagacaagaacacttctaaCCTTCTACCACCTTTGCTGACTGAGCATTCTGGCTCTGTCTTTGGACTCTACCCTCACAGTAGCAAAGCAATGGATGACAAAAATAGTAGCTCTATAAAGTGTGAAACAAAGTCAATTGTATCATCCTCCATTAGCGCTTTCACACTGCCTGTAATTAAACTAAATAACTGTGTTATTGATGAACCTAGTATAGACAATATCACTGAGGATTCTGAGATCACTAGAAGCCAGTCTAGAAATTTGTCAATGGACTCTCTAGCCATTCCATTAACTGATACCAATGAATCCTACAAACCTGCCAGTGCAATGCTACCCCGAAATAATTCatttgtagaatctccatccagTCAGTTCAAATCTTCTATGACTCTTGGACCAAGCACTGGAAAACTTTTATCACCTGGTGCTGCCAGAAAACAATTTGGGTCCAACACATCTTTGCATTTTCTGTCTGCACATTCAAAATCCTTGGATTTAGAGAGGGGTCCGTCTACACTCACTGTCCAAGCTGAACAAAGAAAACACCCCAGCTGGCCCAGATTGGATCGAAGCAACAGTAAAGGATACATGAAACTAGAAAACAAAGAGGACCCAATGGATAGGTTACTTGTACCACAAGCCACAGTTAAAAAGGACTTTACTAATAAGGAAAAGCTTCTTATGATATCAAGATCTCATAATAATTTGAGTTTTGAACATGATGAATTTTTGAGTAACAACCTAAAGCGGGGAACTTCAGAAACaagattttaatatttaaattacaaTTTACAAGACACcatacagtatttttaaaaatattttgacgAGTGTTTCTTTTTCAACGAAATTGGCACAAGCCTGTTTTTACCAAATTCAGATTGGCTTGTGTGAACAGAGATCATCATCTCTGTAATGCCAAGAGTTTCATGTGTTAGTAACATACAACTGCAATACTGTATGTTATCACTACTCAAATATATGTTCGTGCTACAGATCCCATATTCTCCAATCTGTTGCTCTTTTGTTTCTGTATAAGCACATGACCTTTCATCACTAAAAGTCAAGAAACCTGCATCAGAATTGGAGCTCCCATAAGCTtctagtttgttttttaagtgaTTGCAACATTCTAACAACGATGCTTCCAGTCTAGGATGGAAAGTGAGTAGCAGTATCTACTGGAATTGCCAAATCCAAACACACATTCTAGATAGTTTCTTTTACATATGATACATATTGGTAACTGCAATCCTAGAATGTCATTGTGTTTACAtgttggggagggagggtagaagaAAATTGGGCAGATTAAAACCATTTTTGTGAACTCACTGTAAATGGTCAAGTTGAATACCAGTGTTGTGAATTCTAGTTAACTATGCTttatgtgataactttctatATCCACTATAATTTAGTACTGCAATTCAAGAAAATCATATGTAGAATAACCATGGCTTAGAAATTTGCAGATTTTTCTGGGATTAGTTATCCAAAGTGCATTAATTGGCAACAGCTTTACAAATAAAATGACAAAATTAACTAAAAATATGAACATGATGAATAACAGGATTTTAGAGTTAGATGTACAGTATGATATTGTGACAAAAATCTAAAGAGAATAattaaatatattatatatagtgTTTATAGTAACCAAATCTTAAATAACAGGATTGCTATGTTTGAAAAAATTGAAACAACAAACTACAATTCAATATTTACACTAATGTTAATGTGAAAGCCCAATTGGCTAAATTAAACTTGTATATTTTGCATAATTATAGCTTGATGGCTCAGGGGAGGTTTAGCTGTGATAAATTGCATAGAAAGCTTTTGCAaatttgctgccccaaacacggcggcacgccacggggggcgctctgccggtcgccggtcttgcggctccggtggacctcctgcaggcacgcctgcggatgctccaccgaagccgcgggaccaccggagccgcctgccgccctcctggcgaccggcagagcgccccccgcggcatgccaccccaagcacgtgcttggcgtgctggggcctggagctgcccctgtgcaAAGGATTGACGTTTAAGACCAAAAGGTTTCTCTCAGCAAAGCAAGCTTCACAGTTGCAGTTGTAGGCTAAGAAAGTTAATATGAATGACTCTACTAGAAAGTTTTCATTTATTCCATTAAGCcatttaggccttgatcctgtcaTGACAGCCACACTTGAGAGCTCCTTCCACCATTCACCAAGCAGTATTGGGGCCTTAACTGGTCATCTTTAACAGGCGTTTGATATTTTCACTTAACCTAAATACTCAGgaattgtgttttttttaaaggctttccccaaaaaagaattaaaagttGGAATGTTGTACTTCAGTTGATCATGAAAGATGAAAGacagaaatatttctttttttaatttccgGCTCCATTACTTGCTCAGTGAATTGAGGCATAGTGTTACTTGTTAGAACCTCAAGCCTATATATTGTAACAGAGTTGGCTAAATATTTTGCTATGAAGCTTTTAATAACTTTCTGGTTCGTGTTCTTAATACATTTGCTattttttgaaataaaataaaatgtatatctATGTCTATGGTAAGactgtttttccccctctgcaTATATAGGATTTCTCCATATCTAGAAATATCATACATTACATTTGTCAAACATATTGGTCCATTACTGGATATTTGCCTGTGCCTCCCCTTGATTTCTTTTTGCCTGACAGCCACATGTGCACATATCAGGATAGCATTTGGAACACTTTAGTTCAGCCATCCATGTATTATTATAGAAGCCTAGATTTAGGGTCCTATTCCAGTACTTTCCACATTCTGAAGTTTTTCTATTGTGTCAAGTCTTGGCCAGAGTGACAGCCAATCTACTCAAGAGTATCCTGCTGA from Mauremys mutica isolate MM-2020 ecotype Southern chromosome 3, ASM2049712v1, whole genome shotgun sequence harbors:
- the TMEM200A gene encoding transmembrane protein 200A produces the protein MIATGGVITGLAALKRQDSARSQHQLNLATSPTSEEKKPVRRRPRADVVIVRGKIRLYSPSGFFLVLGVLISFMGIAMAILGYWPQKEQFLSPETSLALNETQVITNQGGVIFRFFEQHLHSDKMKMLGPFTMGIGIFIFICANAILHENRDKETKIIHMRDIYSTVIDMHSLRIKEQKQLNGTYTGLLGESEFKHSGNSYASRLAANTIAPFSGFRSNFRMDSSAEEDEVAINEDKNTSNLLPPLLTEHSGSVFGLYPHSSKAMDDKNSSSIKCETKSIVSSSISAFTLPVIKLNNCVIDEPSIDNITEDSEITRSQSRNLSMDSLAIPLTDTNESYKPASAMLPRNNSFVESPSSQFKSSMTLGPSTGKLLSPGAARKQFGSNTSLHFLSAHSKSLDLERGPSTLTVQAEQRKHPSWPRLDRSNSKGYMKLENKEDPMDRLLVPQATVKKDFTNKEKLLMISRSHNNLSFEHDEFLSNNLKRGTSETRF